The DNA window TCCACGTGGTCCCGATAGAACTGCTCAAACGGCAGGTGCGAGGACGTGTCGCGGGAGCGCGGCAACACGTCCGGCGGACCGGCCGGCGCCGAGAGGTGGCTTCCCATGTCCGGTACACGTTCCGGGGGCGGATTTCGTTCCCGGAACGAGGCGGGGATGGAACGACCGGTGCGCGCATGCGAGCCCGTCGGTTCGGCCCCGGGCGGGACAGGCGGCCGCGCGGTCACTCTGCGTGCCGTAGGTCCGCGCCCCCGGCCCTCACCCGCGGCCGCTTTGCTCTGCAGCCAACGGCGCAGCGGCAACCCTCCGTGTCCGCTGCCTATCTGGCTGCAGAGCAAAGCGGGGTGGTGAGGGTGGGGCCACCACGGGGAACGTGCCCCCTTTGTCCGCATTGCGGCGGTGCAGCAGCCTGAGTTCCTCGGAGCGGAACGAGGGTGACTCGCGTTGCGTCACGCTCTGCTTTCCTCACGCTCAGTCGTGCTCTCCGGCCCAGGGCAGGGCTGTGGACGGATTCGCCGACGTGACGCGGCCTGTCCACAGGCACCTTGGTTGTCCACAGCCGGACCGGTCGGGGTTGCCGCGTTCCGGGCAGGGGAAGAGTGTGGCCGCATGAGCGCCCCGGCCACCCCTGACGAGCCGCCGGTCATGACCGGTGAACCTGTCGAGCCGCCCACGATGCTCACCGACCCCTTCGACATCCCGTGGCCCGCCCCGGGCATCGTTCGAGCGATCCGCCGCCGGGCCGACGTCAGCCAGCGGGAACTCGGACGCGTTGCCCGGGTCCATCCGTCGACGATCGGGCGAATCGAGGCCGGCACGCTGACCCCGAGCATCGCCATGTTGCGTCGGATCATCGGCGTGGCCGGGTTCCGTCTCGCCGTGGTCGACGAGTTCGGCCGGGTGCTTGCGCCGATGCGGGACCGCGACGACCTGCGGGACGGCGCCGACCGTCGATATCCGTCCCACCTGGATGTGATCGCCGACCCGGAGCCGGGGGAGTGGTGGGCCGACCTTTACGGGCTGGCCCGCCCGCCGGAGACCTTCTACCGGGACCGGGCATACCGCGACGCCCTCCGTCGGCGCAGTCAGTGGGAAGTGCGCGTGGCCAAGTACCGGGGTGTACCGCCGCCGCGCGACCCGCAGCGATGCGGATATCGCAACGGCCCGCCGCCCGGCTGGTGACCCGGGCGACGGGCCGCTTCGCGGTACGACCGTCAGTCGTCGTTGCGGATGGTGCCGATGCCGGTCACGTCGGCGAGCCGGAGGCCCGGCACGCCCGCCACGTACAGCTTGAGCTGCTCGTCCGCCTCGCGCTTCCGGTCACCGCGGACGGTCACCGGGAAGGTCAGCGACGTCTGGCCGGCGGCCAGGGTCTTGCAGCCCACGTACGGGTCGTAGTCCGACCCGGCCTGCGCCGTGGTGCCGTAGGTGGTGGCGCAGATCACGGCCGGCGCGGAGAGCGGGCGGGAGACGGTCACCGTGAACGTCATGGTGCTGTCGCCCTTGTCGCCCTCGGCCACCGTCGCGTCGGAGACCCGCAGCGCCGCGCGGGAGCGGAACCGGGCCACCTGCGGGTCGTGGTCGCTGGCACCCCGGTCGCCCAGGCCCTCGGCGTCGGTGGGGTAGTCGGCGTTGATGTGGGCCGTCCGGACCTGGACCAGGTCCTCGTGCAGCGGGCCGTTGACGAAGAGGTTGTCCAGCGTCTGGGCCTGCCCGTCGAAGGTGTACGAGTACGCCGCCGCCGGCACGTCCGCCACCAGGTCGTCCCAGAGGTTGTGCAGGCCGGCCTGGTACAGCGGGGCGAGCTGGTCCGACGGCGTCGGGTTCGCCCCCGTGGCGATCGGGTCGTCCGGGCGCGGGAAGACGTTCA is part of the Micromonospora halotolerans genome and encodes:
- a CDS encoding helix-turn-helix transcriptional regulator, which produces MTGEPVEPPTMLTDPFDIPWPAPGIVRAIRRRADVSQRELGRVARVHPSTIGRIEAGTLTPSIAMLRRIIGVAGFRLAVVDEFGRVLAPMRDRDDLRDGADRRYPSHLDVIADPEPGEWWADLYGLARPPETFYRDRAYRDALRRRSQWEVRVAKYRGVPPPRDPQRCGYRNGPPPGW